Proteins from one Nymphalis io chromosome 23, ilAglIoxx1.1, whole genome shotgun sequence genomic window:
- the LOC126777636 gene encoding acetylcholine receptor subunit beta-like 2: MKWISLLCLKLWIIKSSVQTDSNFTFTYDMAMQCKEHICQHGYNYEMFYFVDYADRKDMRSDPSIVFEMHIAILAASNGHILLSTVPKPDATDPVYEIVVGGGANKFTELRGNLKRNARASAKTVGILSTVNFRAFYIKITEDGLIEFGREGEILPIISYQDMNPLTVRYFSFAAWNGVEAKFLFDCPIPLTNGSSVTPSSQAVEPKLSNSDRLMRTLLLNKDPYQPPRPKFTVNIGVKVTGITYDAFESKLSTAVSIVRKWTDDSMAWNPSKFNGTTYLTFRQGQIWTPTLTVFNSDSISMLAPKNQELITMVNSGEATLHMQTTIQTWCFDYDNTITKWPRDEYLCTIVLEPWELHDQIVLRQLDPNSDAMKAFTVIDEVVQNAWDVNTHQYVVNSSSWNQIYTFDDNTTHLNDRYVINVSLKRRATAYNIVFYTPLLVLMTFVLLSFWSERLNMKRVWFYGCCTVVICMGLCNIDFLVPSHTVPTIMILYVTVLGGVLLALLVHVALMTSLAKRLCKTTFIQNNLTSQWFRALFCLPPLKVCQIYETVDECYTRQDDDDSGVVAPRNGSIEEMQSDNKEYSESMEVAEAIDKLMFFIYSVSFAIMLALHF; this comes from the exons ATGAAGTGGATTTCATTGTTGTGTTTAAAATTGTGGATTATTAAAAGTTCAGTTCAAACGGATTCAAATTTCACTTTTACGTATGATA tggCAATGCAGTGCAAAGAGCATATCTGCCAACACGGCTACAACTACGAGATGTTCTACTTCGTGGACTACGCTGACCGGAAAGATATGCGTTCAGATCCTAGTATTGTATTCGAAATGCATATTGCGATACTAGCGGCTAGTAACGGGCATATTCTTTTGTCTACTGTCCCTAAACCTGATGCAACGGATCCTGTGTATGAGATCG ttgtcGGTGGTGGAGCAAATAAATTTACGGAGCTGAGAGGAAATTTGAAAAGAAATGCAAGAGCTTCCGCGAAGACTGTTGGCATTTTGTCTACAGTTAACTTCAGggcgttttatataaaaataacggaAG ATGGTCTAATTGAATTTGGGCGAGAAGGTGAAATATTACCAATAATATCTTATCAAGATATGAACCCACTGACTGTTCGATACTTTAGTTTCGCTGCTTGGAACGGTGTTGAGGCTAAATTTCTTTTTGACTGCCCAATACCTTTGACCAATGGTTCTAGTG TCACGCCCAGTTCTCAAGCAGTTGAACCAAAACTATCCAACTCGGATAGACTAATGCGAACTCTGCTATTAAACAAAGATCCATATCAACCGCCCAGACCAAAATTCACTGTAAACATTGGAGTAAAAGTAACAGGCATAACTTATGATGCATTTGAATCTAAATTGAGCACGGCTGTGTCTATCGTTCGG AAATGGACGGATGACAGTATGGCTTGGAATCCAAGTAAATTCAACGGAACGACATATCTTACGTTTCGACAGGGGCAGATATGGACTCCTACTTTAAcagtttttaa CTCTGATTCGATCAGCATGTTAGCTCCTAAAAACCAAGAATTGATAACTATGGTGAACAGCGGTGAAGCGACCCTCCATATGCAGACAACGATCCAGACTTGGTGTTTTGATTACGATAACACGATAAcgaa atggCCACGTGATGAGTACTTGTGTACTATAGTTTTGGAACCTTGGGAACTTCATGATCAGATCGTTCTAAGGCAATTAGATCCTAACAGTGATGCGATGAAAGCG TTTACAGTGATTGATGAAGTTGTACAAAATGCTTGGGATGTAAATACTCACCAGTACGTTGTAAATTCATCATCTTGGAACCAAATTTATACCTTCGATGATAATACTACTCACCTCAATGACAGATACGTCATAAACGTCAGCTTGAAACGAAGAGCCACtgcatataatattgttttctataCGCCTTTATTAG tacTCATgacgtttgttttattatcattcTGGAGCGAGCGATTAAATATGAAGAGGGTTTGGTTCTATGGATGTTGCACTGTTGTTATTTGCATGGGCTTATGCAACATTGATTTCTTGGTACCAAGCCACACTGTGCCTACTATTA TGATTTTATATGTTACTGTTTTGGGAGGGGTATTATTAGCACTGTTAGTGCACGTAGCGCTGATGACGTCATTAGCCAAACGACTATGTAAGACAACCTTTATCCAGAATAATTTGACCTCACAGTGGTTCAGAGCCTTATTCTGCTTGCCACCTTTAAAG gtATGTCAAATATATGAAACTGTGGACGAATGTTATACTAGGCAAGATGATGACGACTCAGGTGTGGTAGCACCAAGAAACGGTAGCATAGAAGAGATGCAGAGTGACAATAAAGAATACAGCGAATCCATGGAGGTTGCAGAAGCTATAGACAAGttgatgttttttatatactctGTATCATTTGCTATAATGCTAGCGTTACACTTCTGA